In the Besnoitia besnoiti strain Bb-Ger1 chromosome XII, whole genome shotgun sequence genome, one interval contains:
- a CDS encoding ribosomal protein RPS4 (encoded by transcript BESB_022260): MARGPRKHLKRVAAPHHWMLDKLTGHYAPRPSPGPHKLRESVPLVVLLRNRLRYALTYREVMMIVMQRLIKVDNKVRTDHCYPAGFMDVVSIEKTKENFRMLLDTKGRFVPHPIRDEEASYKLCRVKKVVVGPKGVPAIITHDGRTLRYPHPAIKANDCIRVDLNTGKVVDWIKFEAGNVAMVTGGHNVGRVGLIVHRERHLGGFDIVHLRDSKGHEFATRISNVFIIGKGEKPWVSLPKEKGIRLSITENRALQLKKQQLQA, encoded by the exons ATG GCGCGAGGACCGAGAAAGCACTTGaagcgcgtggcggcgccgcatcACTGGATGCTGGACAAGCTGACAGGCCACTATGCGCCGCGTCCGTCCCCTG GTCCGCAcaagctgcgcgagagcgtGCCGCTTGTGGTGCTTCTCCGCAACCGCCTGCGCTACGCGCTGACTTACAGAGAGGTGATGATGATTGTCATGCAGCGCCTCATCAAGGTCGATAACAAGGTCCGCACAGATCACTGCTACCCCGCAGGCTTCATGGACGTCGTGTCTATCGAGAAGACCAAGGAGAACTTCCGCATGCTCCTGGACACCAAGGGCCGCTTCGTTCCCCACCCCatccgcgacgaggaggcttCCTACAAGCTCTGCCGCGTCAAGAAG GTCGTCGTCGGCCCCAAGGGCGTCCCTGCGATCATCACCCACGACGGCCGCACGCTGCGGTACCCCCACCCCGCCATCAAGGCCAACGACTGCATCCGCGTCGACCTGAACACCGGCAAG GTTGTCGACTGGATCAAGTTTGAGGCGGGCAACGTCGCGATGGTGACTGGCGGACACAATGTGGGTCGCGTCGGTCTGATTGTGCACCGCGAGCGTCACTTGGGCGGCTTCGACATCGTGCATCTGCGCGACTCGAAGGGCCACGAGTTCGCCACCCGAATCTCCAACGTCTTCATCATCGGCAAGGGCGAGAAGCCGTGGGTGTCCCTTCCCAAGGAGAAGGGTATCCGGCTCTCGATCACGGAGaaccgcgcgctgcagctcaaGAAACAGCAACTCCAGGCCTAa
- a CDS encoding DNA segment, Chr 10, Wayne State University 52, expressed family protein (encoded by transcript BESB_022270) — translation MAPKTTVAYRSFDQEKAFISPDPTSPCRYTIKQGFVHGMQAEGHVYINDSLRSLLFDELRQYVAQSGKGGGPPSGFLPALKQVGNVAALPGIVGKSIGLPDIHAGYGFAIGNVAAFDMDDPKAVVSPGGVGFDINCGVRLLRTNLQEEDVADKKEQLAQALFDHIPVGVGSQGIIPCRGPELEAALELGMDWSLREGYAWAEDKEHCEEFGRMLQANPTKVSARAKKRGLPQMGTLGAGNHYCEIQVVDEIYDAYAARRMGIEREKQVCVMIHSGSRGLGHQVATDALVAMEAAMSRDKIETNDRQLACSRINSPEGQDYLAAMAAAANYAWVNRSSIAFLAREAFAKVMKQAPDDLDMHMVYDVSHNIAKVEEHYVGGSPKRLLVHRKGSTRAFPPHHPLLACDFQMTGQPVLIGGTMGTCSYVLTGTEKGMKETWGSTCHGAGRAKSRNQARNNLQYADVILALEERGVSIRVASPKLIMEEAPESYKDVSAVVQTCHDAGISNKCVKLRPIAVIKG, via the exons ATGGCGCCCAAGACGACCGTCGCCTACCGCTCCTTTGATCAGGAGAAAGCTTTCATCTCTCCTGATCCGACGTCGCCCTGCAGATACACAATCAAACAAGGCTTCGTCCATGGCATGCAAGCAGAAG GTCACGTGTACATCAACgactcgctgcgctcgctgctgTTCGACGAGCTGCGGCAGTACGTGGCGCAGTCAGGGAAGGGCGGCGGCCCCCCGAGCGGCTTCTTGCCCGCGCTCAAACAAGTCGGAaacgtcgcggcgcttccggGAATCGTGGGAAAAAGCATCGGCTTGCCCGACATCCACGCCG GATACGGCTTCGCGATCGGAAACGTGGCGGCATTCGACATGGACGACCCGAAGGCTGTGGTCTCGCCGGGTGGCGTCGGCTTCGACATCAACTGCGGAGTGCGACTGCTGCGCACGAACCTCCAAG AGGAAGACGTCGCCGACAAGAAGGAGCAACTCGCACAAGCTCTGTTCGACCACATCCCAGTCGGCGTCGGCTCGCAGGGCATCATCCCCTGCAGAGGCCCGG agctcgaggcggcgctggagctgGGCATGGACTggtcgctgcgcgagggCTACGCCTGGGCGGAGGACAAGGAGCACTGCGAAGAGTTCGGTCGCATGCTGCAGGCGAACCCGACAaaggtctccgcgcgcgccaagaagcgcggcctgccgcagaTGGGgacgctcggcgccggcaaCCACTACTGCGAAATTCAG gTCGTCGATGAGATCTACGACGCATACGCTGCACGGCGAATGGGCAttgagcgcgagaagcaagTCTGCGTGATGATTCActccggcagccgcggcctaGGCCACCAGGTGGCGACGGATGCCCTGGTCGCGATGGAGGCAGCGATGAGTCGAGACAAAATCGAGACCAACGACCGGCAACTCGCCTGCTCACGCATCAACTCGCCCGAG GGGCAAGACTATTTGGCGGCGatggctgctgcggcgaacTACGCGTGGGTGAACCGGAGTTCGATTGCGTTCCTTGCGCGTGAGGCGTTCGCGAAAGTGATGAAGCAAGCGCCGGATGACCTCGACATGCACATGGTCTACGATGTGTCTCACAACATTGCCAAAGTCGAG GAGCACTACGTGGGCGGTTCGCCGAAGCGGCTGTTGGTGCATCGGAAGGGCTCGACGCGGGCGTTTCCCCCGCACCACCCGCTGCTCGCGTGCGACTTCCAGATGACTGGGCAGCCAGTCCTGATCGGGGGGACGATGGGGACTTGCAGCTACGTGCTCACGGGGACGGAGAAGGGCATGAAGGAGACTTGGGGCAGCACCTGCCACGGCGCGGGTCGCGCCAAGAGCCGCAACCAGGCGCGCAACAACCTGCAGTACGCCGACGTGATTCTCGCTCTCGaagagcgcggcgtctcg ATTCGCGTGGCCTCGCCCAAGTTGATcatggaggaggcgccggagagcTACAAGGACGTGAGCGCCGTCGTGCAGACCTGCCACGACGCAGGCATCTCCAACAAGTGTGTGAAGCTGCGCCCTATTGCCGTCATTAAAGGATAA
- a CDS encoding Rab5B protein (encoded by transcript BESB_022280) produces the protein MRFCRPRGLFFGFRVVVSKPALLLRHRLWCFIFVVIFACSHFSAALFVFSAAAATAESQLRMANARGLSDSFSERLNLEAKIVLLGDSGVGKSSLALRFCRGRFPQYHEVTIGAAFLQQTVRVDKDGSQLKLYIWDTGGQERFRAMAPLYYRDAAGAVVVYDVANASSVEAVRFWVDELKQRGPANCCIAVAANKSDSLESNATEKKEEKGSRADAEAPEAAAPPDSYCEAEGLTFVECSAKTGFNVGLLFEQLAKEVFEQLKQNMMADL, from the exons ATGCGCttctgtcgcccgcgcggcctcttctttgGTTTTCGAGTCGTGGTATCCAAGCCTGCCCTCCTGTTGCGCCATCGTCTATGGTGTTTTATTTTTGTTGTCATTTTCGCGTGTTCACacttctccgccgctctgTTTGTCTtctcagcggctgcggcgacggcggagtcTCAGCTCCGCATGGCGAATGCGAGAGGTCTCAG CGACAGTTTCTCAGAGCGCCTGAACCTCGAGGCAAAAATT GTTTTGCTGGGAGACAGCGGAGTCGGGAAAAGCAGCTTGGCGCTCCGCTTCTGCCGCGGACGCTTCCCGCAGTACCACGAGGTCACGATCGGTGCAGCCTTCCTCCAGCAGACTGTTCGCGTGGATAAAGATG GGAGTCAGCTGAAGCTCTACATCTGGGATACCGGCGGCCAAGAGCGGTTCCGCGCCATGGCGCCTCTCTACTaccgcgacgcagccggcgcggtTGTCGTCTACGATGTCGC GAATGCTTCCTCTGTGGAGGCCGTTCGATTCTGGGTTGATGAGTTGAAGCAGCGAGGCCCTGCGAACTGCTGcatcgcggtcgcggcgaacAAGAGTGACTCGCTGGAGTCGAATGCCACggaaaaaaaggaagaaaaagggagccgcgcagacgcggaggcgcccgaagccgcggcgccccctGATTC GTACTGCGAGGCAGAGGGGTTGACCTTCGTTGAATGCTCTGCAAAG ACTGGCTTCAACGTCGGCCTTCTCTTCGAACAACTCG CAAAGGAGGTCTTTGAGCAGCTCAAGCAGAACATGATGGCTGACTTGTGA